From a single Betaproteobacteria bacterium genomic region:
- a CDS encoding BON domain-containing protein yields MKYLKSIATIVPVVILTTLLGCASTTKHESTGQYVDDTVITTKVKAKIFEEPGLKSAEINVETFKGRVQLSGFVSSDADTLKAAELARSVKGVTSVKNDTRVKGK; encoded by the coding sequence ATGAAATATCTTAAATCCATCGCCACCATCGTCCCGGTTGTCATCCTGACCACGTTGCTGGGTTGCGCATCCACCACAAAACATGAAAGCACCGGCCAGTATGTCGATGACACCGTGATTACCACCAAGGTCAAGGCCAAGATCTTCGAGGAGCCGGGCCTGAAGTCGGCTGAAATCAATGTCGAGACTTTCAAGGGCCGCGTTCAGCTGAGCGGATTTGTCAGCTCGGATGCCGATACCCTCAAGGCGGCTGAATTGGCACGCAGCGTCAAGGGCGTGACATCGGTCAAGAACGACACGCGGGTTAAAGGTAAGTAA
- a CDS encoding AAA family ATPase, which produces MKKQNDARKRLTPKKAASPTDAVKLPAKVVIRKLPTGVRGLDDILGGGIPEFSFNVIAGMPGCGKTTLAHQIAFANATPKSPALYFTVLGEPALKMLRYQQQFSFFDESKVGKSIRFINLSDQVLNQDLNAVLAEIIKQVTAANPSVVVVDSFRTVMRKAMATAGEVDMQSFIQQLTQFLTSWQATSFLVGEFGEEETRGNPLFTITDGLFWLSQKVERNSVVRKLQIMKVRGAGSVPGLHTIRINDAGLQAFSRTLGFDGASKKPARPRRLSMGIPELDAMMGGGVLEGDSLLIAGPSGTGKSALATQFIAAGLLNGEPGIMAIFEERPKGYTDRANSFGLNLKTPQENGQLEIIYLRPLDLSVDETMQEILDAVKRVGAKRLVIDSLVSLEMALAPGFREDFRESLYRLIVALTGAGVTILSTVEVEDSFTGFSFSRYTISFLTDDILRLRYVEIDGQLRKVMVVIKMRGGNHSKDIREYVITGKGVVVIQPRTTDYEGLTTGIPTRTGPRPVQAEEAAPEPKARKRK; this is translated from the coding sequence ATGAAGAAGCAAAACGATGCGCGCAAGCGTCTGACGCCGAAAAAGGCCGCCAGCCCAACGGATGCCGTGAAGCTGCCGGCGAAAGTCGTGATCCGCAAATTGCCGACCGGCGTGCGCGGCCTCGACGACATTCTCGGCGGCGGCATCCCGGAGTTTTCGTTCAACGTCATCGCCGGCATGCCGGGTTGCGGCAAAACCACGCTGGCGCACCAGATTGCCTTTGCCAATGCGACGCCGAAAAGTCCCGCGCTCTATTTCACGGTGCTGGGTGAGCCCGCCCTGAAAATGTTGCGGTACCAGCAACAGTTCTCATTCTTCGATGAGTCGAAGGTGGGCAAATCCATCCGCTTTATCAACCTGAGCGACCAGGTGCTGAATCAGGATTTGAACGCGGTGCTGGCGGAAATCATCAAACAGGTCACCGCGGCCAATCCCAGCGTGGTGGTGGTGGATTCTTTCCGCACGGTGATGCGCAAAGCGATGGCCACGGCCGGCGAAGTGGACATGCAATCGTTCATTCAGCAACTGACCCAATTTCTCACCAGTTGGCAAGCCACGTCATTTCTGGTGGGTGAATTTGGCGAGGAAGAGACCCGCGGCAATCCGCTGTTCACCATCACCGATGGCCTCTTCTGGCTTTCGCAGAAGGTGGAGAGAAATTCCGTGGTGCGGAAACTGCAGATCATGAAGGTGCGCGGGGCGGGCTCCGTGCCGGGTCTGCACACCATTCGAATAAACGATGCCGGCTTGCAGGCCTTTTCGCGCACCTTGGGATTCGACGGAGCCAGCAAGAAGCCGGCGCGACCGCGGCGGCTTTCCATGGGCATTCCCGAATTGGACGCGATGATGGGCGGCGGCGTTCTGGAGGGCGACAGTCTCCTCATTGCGGGGCCGTCGGGAACGGGCAAATCGGCGCTCGCCACCCAGTTCATTGCGGCAGGATTGCTCAACGGTGAGCCCGGAATCATGGCGATCTTCGAGGAGCGCCCGAAGGGCTACACGGATCGCGCCAACAGTTTTGGCCTGAACCTGAAAACGCCGCAGGAAAACGGGCAACTCGAAATCATTTACCTGCGTCCGCTCGACCTGTCGGTGGATGAAACCATGCAGGAAATTCTCGATGCCGTGAAAAGGGTGGGCGCGAAACGGCTGGTGATCGATTCGCTGGTCAGCCTGGAGATGGCGCTGGCGCCGGGTTTCCGCGAGGATTTCCGCGAGTCGCTCTATCGGCTGATCGTCGCACTGACGGGTGCCGGAGTGACGATTCTCAGCACGGTGGAAGTGGAAGACAGTTTTACCGGCTTTTCTTTCAGCCGCTACACGATCTCATTTTTGACCGACGACATCCTGCGCTTGCGCTACGTGGAAATCGATGGCCAGCTTCGCAAAGTGATGGTCGTCATCAAGATGCGCGGCGGTAATCACAGCAAAGACATCCGCGAGTACGTTATTACCGGCAAAGGCGTGGTCGTGATCCAGCCGCGAACCACCGACTACGAGGGGCTCACCACCGGTATCCCGACCCGAACCGGCCCACGGCCGGTGCAGGCCGAAGAAGCCGCGCCGGAACCGAAGGCGCGGAAGCGGAAATAA
- a CDS encoding response regulator, translating to MTFTELPAAFLDPAGTAEAFSSPISSPIAGDIPGAGNEAALLKTGALQNAILNSGHLSIIATDKQGTIQFFNAGAERMLGYTSADVVGNINPSDMLDLDEVMARAEALSLEFSATVRPGFEVLAFKAARGIEDIHEFTYIRKDGSRLPAIVSIVALPGEQGVIIGYLLISTNNSVRTRVEVELTNAKAAAEKKSLAKSDFLVHLSHELRTPLNVILGFAQLIETGYPPPPDSQKENLSQILKAGSYLLALTNQLLDLALIESGTVSLSVEPVSLVEVLNECRAMVEAHAKKRSIRLVFPRFDVPVFVKADRTGLKQVLINFLLNAIKYNKLGGTVTVECGVSPASPNSIRINVEDTGKGLPPEQLSQLFQPFNRLGDEFVHDDGTGLGLVVSKQLVKLMGGATGAHSTVGVGSVFWIDLGLTTEPQPEYTEVKLADPMHTHTHNGAPPHTAPTPRTVLYVEDNAANLELVKQLIGRRPDLRLLCATDGARGIASARSSQPDVILMDINLPGISGIDAMKVLRADPSTAHIPIIALSANAMPHDIQKGIEAGFFNYVTKPIRVDEFIGALDVALKFSQLT from the coding sequence ATGACCTTTACAGAGCTCCCCGCTGCTTTTCTTGATCCCGCCGGGACTGCCGAGGCCTTTTCCAGCCCTATTTCCAGTCCCATTGCCGGCGACATTCCCGGCGCCGGGAATGAGGCGGCGTTGCTCAAGACGGGCGCGCTGCAGAACGCGATTCTCAACAGTGGCCACCTCTCGATCATCGCCACGGACAAGCAGGGCACGATTCAATTCTTCAATGCCGGCGCTGAGCGCATGCTGGGTTACACATCGGCCGACGTCGTCGGGAACATCAATCCCAGCGACATGCTCGATCTGGATGAAGTGATGGCGCGCGCCGAGGCGTTAAGCCTGGAGTTTTCCGCCACGGTCAGGCCGGGTTTCGAAGTGCTCGCGTTCAAAGCGGCGCGCGGGATAGAAGATATTCATGAATTTACCTATATCCGCAAGGACGGCAGTCGCCTTCCGGCCATCGTGTCGATCGTGGCGCTACCCGGCGAGCAGGGTGTCATCATCGGTTACTTGTTGATCAGCACCAATAATTCGGTGCGTACGCGAGTAGAAGTGGAATTGACCAACGCCAAGGCGGCGGCGGAGAAAAAGAGCCTGGCCAAATCGGATTTTCTCGTGCACCTGAGCCATGAGCTGCGCACGCCGCTCAATGTAATCCTCGGTTTCGCGCAGCTCATCGAAACTGGTTACCCACCCCCACCCGATTCCCAGAAAGAAAACCTCAGCCAGATTCTCAAGGCAGGATCGTATTTGCTGGCGCTGACCAACCAGCTACTCGATCTTGCACTGATTGAGTCGGGCACGGTGAGTTTGTCGGTGGAGCCAGTCTCCCTCGTCGAGGTCCTCAATGAGTGCCGCGCCATGGTCGAAGCGCATGCAAAGAAACGCAGTATTCGCCTGGTGTTTCCCCGATTCGACGTTCCGGTCTTTGTCAAAGCCGACCGCACCGGGCTCAAGCAGGTGCTGATCAATTTCCTGCTGAACGCCATCAAATACAACAAGCTGGGCGGCACCGTCACCGTTGAGTGCGGCGTCAGCCCGGCATCGCCCAACTCGATTCGTATCAATGTCGAAGACACCGGCAAAGGCTTGCCACCGGAACAGCTTTCGCAACTTTTTCAGCCGTTCAATCGCCTTGGCGATGAGTTCGTGCATGACGACGGCACCGGCCTTGGCCTGGTCGTGTCAAAGCAATTGGTCAAGCTGATGGGCGGCGCAACGGGCGCGCATAGCACGGTCGGCGTGGGAAGCGTGTTCTGGATCGATTTGGGCCTGACGACGGAACCGCAGCCCGAGTATACGGAAGTCAAGCTCGCGGACCCCATGCACACGCACACACACAATGGGGCGCCCCCGCATACCGCGCCAACGCCGCGCACCGTGCTCTACGTGGAAGACAATGCCGCCAACCTGGAACTGGTCAAGCAACTCATTGGCAGGCGTCCCGACCTGCGCTTGCTCTGTGCAACGGATGGTGCGCGCGGCATTGCGTCCGCGCGTAGCAGCCAGCCAGACGTGATCCTGATGGATATCAACCTGCCCGGCATCAGCGGCATCGACGCCATGAAGGTTCTGCGCGCGGACCCGTCAACGGCGCATATCCCCATCATCGCCCTCAGCGCCAACGCGATGCCGCATGACATACAGAAAGGCATCGAGGCGGGATTTTTCAACTATGTCACCAAACCGATCAGGGTTGACGAATTCATAGGCGCACTGGATGTCGCGCTGAAGTTCTCGCAATTGACTTAG
- a CDS encoding OmpA family protein, with protein MKRTKVPATPRLLACATLATLATLTTLASPFASADVSNWYGGINLGQSRAKIDDARITSGLLAGRFAVPSIADDDRDTGYKIFGGYQANKYFAVEGGYFDLGKFGFTANTLPPGSLSGNIKVKGMNLDLVGTLPITERFSAFGRVGANYAHTRDTFAGTGAVTVIRANASTRDTNIKYGAGIQFAMTENLGVRGEVERYRINDAVGNRGDIDLVSIGLVYRFGAKTHAPAPRPIVLAPVAPSPPPVAPPPVVVAPPPPAPVVQLPMKVTFSADSLFDFDKATVKPAGMHALDKFAVDLRGTTFEVISVVGHTDRIGSSAYNMSLSSRRAEAVKSYLVQPAGIPAGKIAARGVGESEPVTKPGDCKGQKATRQLIACLQPDRRVDVEVSGTK; from the coding sequence ATGAAACGAACAAAAGTCCCGGCGACACCGCGGCTACTGGCATGCGCAACATTGGCCACTCTCGCCACACTCACAACCCTCGCCAGTCCGTTCGCCTCGGCTGACGTGTCGAACTGGTACGGCGGCATCAATCTCGGCCAGTCGCGCGCGAAGATCGACGACGCGCGTATCACCAGCGGTCTGCTTGCCGGACGATTTGCGGTCCCATCGATTGCCGATGACGATCGCGACACCGGCTACAAAATTTTTGGCGGCTATCAGGCCAACAAGTATTTCGCCGTTGAAGGCGGTTATTTCGATCTGGGCAAATTTGGTTTTACCGCGAACACGCTTCCGCCTGGATCATTGAGCGGCAATATTAAAGTCAAGGGCATGAACCTCGACCTGGTCGGCACATTGCCAATCACGGAAAGATTTTCCGCCTTTGGGCGAGTCGGCGCGAACTACGCGCACACGCGGGATACTTTCGCCGGCACCGGCGCGGTCACGGTGATCCGTGCCAACGCCAGCACGCGCGATACGAACATCAAATACGGCGCGGGCATTCAATTTGCCATGACGGAAAATCTAGGCGTGCGCGGCGAGGTGGAACGCTACCGGATCAACGATGCTGTCGGCAACCGGGGCGATATCGACCTCGTTTCCATCGGCCTGGTTTATCGGTTCGGCGCCAAAACCCACGCGCCCGCGCCGCGCCCGATCGTGCTGGCGCCCGTTGCACCGTCTCCGCCACCGGTCGCGCCTCCGCCGGTCGTGGTTGCCCCGCCGCCGCCGGCCCCAGTGGTTCAATTGCCAATGAAGGTCACCTTCTCGGCGGATTCACTGTTCGATTTCGACAAGGCCACCGTCAAGCCGGCCGGCATGCATGCGCTCGACAAGTTCGCCGTGGACCTGAGGGGAACAACATTTGAAGTGATCTCGGTGGTCGGTCACACGGATCGAATTGGGTCGAGCGCTTACAACATGTCGCTTTCATCGCGCCGTGCCGAAGCCGTCAAGTCCTACCTGGTGCAACCGGCGGGAATCCCGGCCGGCAAGATCGCCGCCAGAGGCGTTGGCGAATCAGAACCTGTCACCAAGCCCGGCGATTGCAAAGGCCAGAAAGCAACCCGGCAGCTCATCGCCTGCCTGCAGCCTGACCGTCGCGTGGACGTTGAAGTGTCCGGCACGAAATGA
- a CDS encoding lmo0937 family membrane protein has protein sequence MLETIVVILVILWVLGMVSSVTMGGLIHVLLVIALVVVVLRLIQGRGV, from the coding sequence ATGCTTGAAACAATCGTCGTCATATTGGTCATTCTATGGGTGCTTGGCATGGTGTCTTCGGTCACCATGGGCGGACTCATTCACGTACTCCTGGTCATCGCTCTCGTGGTGGTCGTGTTGCGCCTGATTCAGGGCCGCGGTGTGTAG
- a CDS encoding DUF3494 domain-containing protein: MNIFNNFSKSLTWFTALLLSAVVAGCGGGSEGRDPVLGTGGIAVLSPTVTAVAPVNNATGVAINTIVTAAFSTDMAAATITASSFTLACPASSAITGSVAYVAASRTATFTPAAPLPAGTICTATITTGAIDTAGVPLAANFVWTFTTGAATDTTRPRVTLTVPATSNPGPTTGVATNTGVTATFSEDMAPATINASSFTVTCPAPCTVPTGTVSYAVGSRTAVFTPSTALAAGTIYTFTITTAVTDLAGNALAGNQAALPAASNYVWTFTTAGPAAPANVSVLSTNPSANGTGVCSNAAINATFNVPSGMRMDPTMINTATFTVAGPSPIPVPVTAASVVLDSATGRIATFTPLSPLNAGTTYTAKIKGGATGVKDLSIPANILASDFTWTFTVTGTCQTPGQPPAGQSSIPLGSAASFGTFGGSAGTTNQGLLTVVNGDIGTTAVSTAVTGFHDAGPGCTYTETPLNVGLVNGKIYTAAPPPTVACPSEGTPVTFAIATAARADALVAYNALVAQPGGPDPGAGNLGSLVLAPGVYTASSGSFMIQGGNLTLDAQGNANAVWVFQMATTLTVGGPGAAFPQSVILSNGAQAKNVFWQVGSAATINAGGGGTMVGTIIAQSGAAFSTAGNVAILTLNGRALSLGASVTLVNTVINVPAQ; encoded by the coding sequence ATGAACATATTCAATAATTTTTCCAAAAGCCTGACGTGGTTTACGGCGCTGCTTCTCAGTGCCGTGGTCGCAGGCTGCGGCGGCGGTAGCGAAGGACGGGATCCGGTGCTGGGCACTGGCGGCATTGCAGTACTTTCACCAACGGTGACGGCAGTCGCGCCAGTCAACAATGCCACTGGCGTGGCGATCAACACCATCGTGACCGCCGCATTCAGCACCGACATGGCGGCCGCAACCATCACCGCATCAAGTTTCACACTTGCCTGCCCTGCTTCATCGGCCATCACCGGAAGCGTTGCCTATGTGGCCGCAAGCCGGACCGCCACATTCACGCCGGCAGCGCCGCTTCCGGCAGGAACGATTTGTACCGCAACGATTACCACTGGTGCGATAGACACTGCCGGCGTTCCCCTGGCCGCGAACTTTGTCTGGACGTTTACAACAGGGGCGGCCACCGACACGACACGGCCCAGAGTGACGCTCACGGTGCCTGCTACGTCCAATCCCGGCCCGACGACTGGCGTCGCCACCAACACCGGCGTTACCGCCACCTTCTCGGAAGACATGGCGCCGGCAACGATCAATGCATCCAGCTTTACCGTGACCTGCCCCGCGCCTTGCACAGTTCCCACCGGCACCGTCAGCTACGCGGTCGGCAGCCGTACCGCCGTCTTTACGCCTTCAACGGCGCTGGCGGCCGGCACCATTTATACCTTCACGATTACTACTGCGGTGACCGATCTGGCCGGCAATGCGCTCGCCGGCAATCAAGCCGCTTTGCCCGCCGCCAGCAACTACGTGTGGACCTTCACGACCGCTGGCCCAGCCGCCCCGGCAAATGTCTCGGTGCTGTCGACCAACCCCAGTGCGAATGGCACAGGCGTATGTAGCAATGCGGCCATCAATGCAACCTTCAACGTGCCTTCCGGAATGCGGATGGACCCGACCATGATCAACACCGCGACCTTTACCGTCGCCGGTCCATCACCAATACCGGTTCCGGTAACCGCCGCGTCAGTGGTTCTTGATAGCGCCACCGGCCGCATCGCGACCTTTACGCCACTGAGCCCTCTCAACGCCGGTACGACGTATACCGCCAAGATCAAAGGCGGGGCCACCGGCGTCAAGGACTTGTCCATTCCGGCCAACATATTGGCAAGTGATTTCACCTGGACCTTTACGGTAACCGGAACATGCCAGACACCGGGTCAACCACCGGCCGGTCAATCGTCGATTCCACTGGGCTCTGCCGCATCGTTTGGAACATTTGGTGGCTCGGCCGGAACCACCAACCAGGGTTTGCTTACCGTGGTCAATGGCGACATCGGCACCACCGCTGTCTCGACCGCCGTGACCGGATTCCATGACGCGGGTCCAGGTTGCACCTATACCGAAACGCCACTCAACGTCGGGCTGGTCAATGGCAAGATCTACACCGCCGCGCCACCGCCAACGGTTGCATGTCCTTCCGAAGGTACGCCGGTCACCTTTGCAATTGCCACGGCGGCACGCGCCGATGCATTGGTGGCGTACAACGCGTTGGTCGCACAGCCGGGCGGGCCGGATCCAGGCGCGGGAAACCTGGGCAGCCTCGTATTGGCACCGGGTGTGTATACCGCGTCATCGGGCTCGTTCATGATTCAGGGCGGAAATCTGACGCTTGATGCACAAGGAAACGCGAATGCGGTCTGGGTATTCCAGATGGCGACCACGCTGACCGTCGGCGGTCCGGGCGCCGCATTCCCGCAAAGCGTCATCCTGTCCAATGGGGCCCAGGCCAAGAATGTCTTCTGGCAGGTCGGCAGTGCCGCAACCATCAATGCAGGCGGCGGCGGCACCATGGTCGGCACCATCATTGCCCAGTCTGGCGCCGCATTCTCCACCGCCGGCAACGTGGCGATATTGACGCTGAACGGCCGGGCCCTTTCACTGGGTGCATCGGTGACGCTGGTGAACACCGTGATCAACGTGCCGGCCCAGTAA